One genomic window of Misgurnus anguillicaudatus chromosome 12, ASM2758022v2, whole genome shotgun sequence includes the following:
- the LOC129446545 gene encoding alpha-2B adrenergic receptor, translating into MASTECLKNLSAGTKCNQSVPPYSPEVTAAFATVMTLIMLFTIFGNVLVIIAVLTCRSLRGPQNLFLVSLAAADILVATLIIPFTLAKELMGYWYFESVWCEIILALDVLFCTSSIMHLCAISLDRYLSVSRPMQYGPQRTPCKIKCAIVVVWLIAAVISFPPLVSMNKSQEPKEGGNPQCELNDEAWYILYSSIGSFFAPCLIMILVYVRIYQIAKKHTRCPPGEPRKDGVGAIPQGAVQRGAWENGKEGKVNLAAPSSSQPAFRTDTAMCQPHQNRQQIKRSGGQKDNNNEESSSSGSDLDVEREHDDANGTTSNVGAHQTSSPTQTYRTVIATSQGSQLASNLKPAATPNTKKKAMIIREKRFTFVLAVVIGGFVICWFPFFFSYSLQAVCPVACKLPEPLFKFFFWIGYGNSALNPLIYTIFNRDFRKAFKKILSKGCKGCAF; encoded by the coding sequence ATGGCATCCACAGAGTGTTTGAAAAATCTCAGTGCCGGCACTAAATGCAACCAAAGTGTCCCTCCTTACTCCCCAGAAGTTACGGCTGCGTTCGCCACAGTCATGACGCTCATAATGCTCTTTACCATCTTTGGAAACGTTCTGGTTATCATTGCCGTTCTTACGTGTCGCTCTTTGCGAGGGCCACAGAACCTTTTCCTGGTCTCCCTGGCCGCAGCGGACATTCTGGTGGCCACCTTAATCATCCCATTTACCCTGGCCAAAGAACTCATGGGCTACTGGTACTTCGAATCGGTTTGGTGTGAGATCATCTTGGCACTGGATGTGCTCTTCTGTACTTCCTCCATCATGCACCTGTGCGCCATCAGCTTGGACCGATATCTTTCCGTCTCCCGGCCGATGCAGTACGGCCCCCAACGCACCCCTTGCAAGATCAAATGCGCCATTGTGGTGGTGTGGCTCATTGCGGCTGTCATCTCTTTCCCCCCGCTGGTCTCCATGAACAAGTCCCAGGAGCCCAAAGAAGGAGGCAACCCACAGTGCGAACTCAACGACGAGGCGTGGTACATCCTCTACTCCTCCATCGGGTCGTTTTTCGCACCTTGCCTCATCATGATCCTGGTTTACGTTCGCATCTATCAGATCGCCAAGAAGCACACACGATGTCCTCCTGGAGAGCCCAGAAAGGATGGAGTGGGTGCCATCCCACAGGGAGCTGTTCAAAGAGGGGCATGGGAGAATGGCAAAGAAGGGAAAGTGAATCTTGCCGCCCCATCTTCCAGCCAGCCAGCTTTCAGAACCGACACGGCCATGTGCCAGCCTCACCAAAACCGGCAGCAGATAAAACGCTCGGGTGGGCAGAAGGACAACAACAACGAGGAGAGTTCAAGCTCTGGCTCAGACCTGGATGTCGAGAGGGAACATGATGATGCCAACGGGACGACTTCCAATGTTGGGGCCCACCAAACCTCCTCACCAACCCAGACGTACAGGACCGTAATCGCAACATCGCAGGGCAGCCAGTTGGCATCTAACTTGAAACCAGCAGCGACGCCAAACACAAAGAAAAAGGCCATGATCATACGGGAGAAGCGCTTCACCTTCGTTCTCGCCGTCGTCATCGGAGGTTTTGTCATTTGCTGGTTTCCGTTTTTTTTCTCATACAGCTTACAGGCTGTTTGTCCAGTGGCCTGTAAACTGCCCGAACCCCTGTTTAAATTCTTCTTCTGGATTGGATACGGCAATAGCGCCCTTAACCCGCTTATCTATACCATCTTTAATAGGGACTTTCGGAAAGCCTTTAAGAAGATTTTGAGCAAAGGGTGTAAGGGTTGTGCATTTTGA
- the LOC129446549 gene encoding astacin-like metalloendopeptidase: protein MLRFFILLAWLCEVWGGPLETQKRADEIQSDEGYINSRSLHPTVLNHPETVMDLSDDDTLEGDILRSKDRNAVSALWPEVDGAMSVPYEIHFDLENRTPQITEALKMISNRTCIKFHPHRNETDYLIFQYGQGCASYVGCLGGEQMILVGPQCKVGNICHEILHSLGLYHEHSRHDREKHITILFENIVSGKEEDFKVKEGNTLGINYDVGSILHYGSNYFSRNGKPTIVPKDGAVKIGQRTHLSELDVARLRKLYHCDRRENKV from the exons ATGCTGCGGTTCTTCATACTGCTTGCATGGCTTTGTGAAG tGTGGGGAGGACCTTTGGAAACACAGAAAAGAGCTGATGAGATCCAATCTGATGAAG GATATATCAACTCGCGTAGTTTACATCCGACTGTTTTAAACCATCCTGAAACAGTTATGG atTTGTCGGATGATGATACTCTTGAGGGTGATATCTTAAGATCT aaagacAGGAACGCAGTGAGTGCCTTGTGGCCAGAAGTGGATGGAGCTATGTCAGTGCCgtatgaaatacattttgatcttG AGAACAGGACTCCTCAAATCACCGAAGCTTTAAAAATGATCAGTAATAGGACCTGCATCAAATTtcatccgcacagaaatgaaaCCGACTACTTAATCTTTCAGTATGGCCAAGG GTGTGCATCTTATGTAGGCTGTTTAGGGGGGGAACAGATGATCCTGGTTGGGCCGCAGTGTAAGGTTGGAAACATCTGCCACGAGATCCTTCATTCCCTCGGCCTGTACCATGAGCATTCGCGGCATGATCGTGAAAAACACATCACTATACTTTTTGAAAACATCGTTTCTG GAAAGGAGGAAGATTTTAAGGTGAAAGAGGGAAACACCCTTGGCATTAACTATGACGTGGGATCTATTTTGCATTATGGAAG CAATTATTTCTCACGCAACGGCAAACCCACAATTGTACCCAAAGATGGCGCTGTGAAGATCGGCCAGAGGACTCATCTGAGTGAGCTGGATGTGGCGAGACTCCGGAAGCTGTACCACTGCG ACCGGagagaaaataaagtttaa
- the zcchc9 gene encoding zinc finger CCHC domain-containing protein 9: MTRWARANNIHKHKTADATPWKQLQANGDAGAPETSSGDREANSHNRASNAPRPVQQGRGINKTIKNKHGHDTEDVNGFLEYLRQTGQTLQRRTPGEGSEDLREEVAIALKKDERREHRRIKRQQTKKNNMVCFNCRKPGHGITDCPEADNDEEMGSGICYRCGSTEHELRACRAKVDPAMGEFPYAKCFICGQTGHLSKSCPDNPKGLYAAGGCCRVCGSVEHFQKDCPEHQNSANAITVSRMSNRISADHEDVHVPAKKVQPKKDKVVVF, encoded by the exons ATGACGAGGTGGGCCCGTGCGAACAACATTCACAAACACAAAACGGCCGATGCCACACCGTGGAAACAGCTTCAAGCAAACGGGGATGCAGGAGCACCTGAAACAAGCTCCGGTGACCGAGAAGCCAACAGCCATAACAGAGCTTCTAATGCTCCAAGGCCTGTCCAGCAGGGGCGAGGCATAAATAAaaccatcaaaaacaaacacggTCACGACACTGAAGATGTGAATGGGTTTCTGGAGTATTTAAGGCAGACAGGTCAGACCCTACAGAGGAGGACACCTGGAGAGGGAAGCGAAGACCTGCGAGAAGAAGTGGCGATAGCGCTGAAGAAAGACGAACGACGAGAACACAGAAGGATTAAAAGACAGCAAACTAAAAAGAACAACATG gTCTGCTTCAACTGTAGGAAGCCCGGTCACGGTATTACTGACTGCCCGGAGGCAGATAATGATGAAGAGATGGGCAGTGGAATCTGTTATCGGTGCGGATCTACTGAACATGAACTCCGGGCATGTCGGGCTAAAGTAGATCCTGCCATGG GTGAATTCCCCTACGCCAAGTGTTTCATTTGCGGTCAGACGGGGCATTTGTCCAAATCTTGTCCTGATAATCCCAAGGGACTGTATGCTGCCG GAGGCTGCTGTCGGGTGTGTGGTTCAGTTGAACACTTTCAGAAGGATTGTCCTGAGCATCAGAACTCGG CCAATGCCATCACCGTCAGCCGGATGTCCAACAGGATCAGTGCTGACCACGAAGACGTCCATGTGCCTGCGAAGAAAGTTCAGCCAAAGAAGGACAAGGTGGTGGTTTTTTGA